A section of the Procambarus clarkii isolate CNS0578487 chromosome 38, FALCON_Pclarkii_2.0, whole genome shotgun sequence genome encodes:
- the LOC138372351 gene encoding nucleosome-remodeling factor subunit BPTF-like, with protein sequence MYPREVQLQSDAVPYLANLQKEIEKAHGLARKSLSTNQERMKRDYDLRARLQVYEKGDLVYLLDTAQVKGQCRKLSPQWKGPGVIIHKFSSCLFRVKLQNDNITANHDKLKKCKDRTCPGWIEKFKHHMSQVQDPVGGPYKDLYCVCRQPYDGKFMVQCDMCAEWFHGVCVGVTLASVRSKPEYACPRCEP encoded by the coding sequence ATGTACCCCCGGGAGGTGCAACTTCAATCAGATGCAGTACCTTACCTAGCAAATTTGCAGAAGGAAATTGAGAAGGCGCATGGACTGGCACGGAAGTCTCTATCCACGAACCAGGAACGAATGAAGAGAGATTATGACCTACGGGCACGGCTACAGGTCTATGAGAAAGGGGACCTGGTTTACCTGCTAGACACGGCACAGGTGAAGGGGCAGTGCCGGAAGCTATCACCGCAGTGGAAGGGCCCAGGCGTCATCATCCACAAGTTCTCATCTTGTTTATTTAGGGTCAAGCTCCAGAATGACAACATCACAGCAAATCATGATAAACTAAAGAAGTGCAAGGACCGTACATGCCCGGGCTGGATTGAGAAGTTTAAACATCATATGTCACAGGTTCAGGACCCAGTGGGAGGGCCATATAAGGACCTTTACTGTGTGTGTCGGCAACCATACGATGGAAAGTTTATGGTGCAATGCGATATGTGCGCAGAGTGGTTCCATGGGGTCTGCGTGGGAGTGACTCTGGCGAGTGTACGGTCAAAACCAGAGTATGCATGTCCTCGGTGTGAGCCATAA